The Peromyscus maniculatus bairdii isolate BWxNUB_F1_BW_parent chromosome 6, HU_Pman_BW_mat_3.1, whole genome shotgun sequence genome has a segment encoding these proteins:
- the Pabpc4l gene encoding polyadenylate-binding protein 4-like, with amino-acid sequence MSVEAKYRAASLYVGDLHEDVTEDVLFRKFNTVGPVLSIRICRDLVSRRSLGYAYVNFLQLDDAQKALDTMNFDLIKGKSIRLMWSQRDAYLRKSGIGNVFIKNLDRSIDNKTLYEHFSPFGKILSSKVMSDEEGSKGYGFVHYQDQSAADRAIEEMNGKQLRDCAVFVARFKSRQDREAELRSKPSEFTNVYIKNFGDDMDDEGLKEVFSKYGQTLSVKVMKDANGKSKGFGFVSFYSHEAARNAIEEMNGQDINGQTIFVGRAQKKVERQAELKEMFEQMKKDRIRARHAAKLYIKNLDETIDDETLRKEFSCFGSICRVKVMQEAGQSKGFGLICFFSPEAAAKAMAEMNGRVLGSKPLNIALGQKH; translated from the coding sequence atgagTGTGGAAGCCAAGTACCGTGCAGCTTCCCTGTATGTGGGTGACCTCCACGAAGATGTCACTGAGGATGTGTTATTCAGGAAGTTCAACACAGTGGGACCAGTGTTGTCCATCCGCATCTGCAGGGACCTGGTTTCCCGGCGTTCACTGGGCTATGCCTATGTAAACTTCCTCCAGCTGGATGATGCGCAGAAGGCCCTAGACACCATGAACTTTGACTTGATCAAAGGCAAATCCATCCGTCTCATGTGGTCTCAACGGGATGCATACCTGAGGAAATCGGGAATTGGGAATGTGTTTATCAAGAATCTGGACAGATCTATTGATAACAAAACCTTGTATGAACACTTCTCTCCGTTTGGAAAGATCCTGTCCTCCAAGGTGATGAGCGACGAAGAAGGCTCCAAGGGCTATGGCTTCGTGCACTACCAGGACCAGAGTGCTGCAGACAGGGCCATTGAGGAGATGAATgggaagcagctgagggactgcgCAGTGTTTGTGGCCAGATTCAAAAGCCGTCAGGATCGTGAGGCTGAGCTCAGAAGCAAACCCAGCGAATTCACTAATGTGTACATCAAAAACTTTGGGGATGATATGGACGATGAGGGACTCAAGGAAGTCTTCAGCAAATATGGCCAAACTTTGAGCGTCAAGGTGATGAAAGATGCCAATGGGAAGTCCAAAGGCTTCGGGTTTGTCAGTTTTTATAGCCATGAGGCTGCCAGAAATGCAATTGAAGAAATGAATGGACAGGATATAAACGGGCAGACAATTTTTGTAGGCAGAGCTCAGAAGAAGGTAGAACGCCAGGCTGAGTTGAAGGAAATGTTTGAACAGATGAAAAAGGACAGAATCCGTGCACGCCATGCAGCGAAGCTCTACATTAAGAACCTGGATGAAACCATCGATGATGAAACACTGCGCAAGGAATTTTCCTGCTTTGGGTCCATTTGCCGAGTTAAGGTGATGCAGGAAGCGGGGCAGAGCAAAGggtttggcttgatctgctttTTCTCTCCCGAGGCAGCTGCTAAAGCAATGGCTGAGATGAATGGCCGCGTCCTGGGCTCCAAACCCCTCAACATTGCACTGGGCCAGAAGCACTGA